One region of Culex pipiens pallens isolate TS chromosome 2, TS_CPP_V2, whole genome shotgun sequence genomic DNA includes:
- the LOC120412494 gene encoding uncharacterized protein LOC120412494, which translates to MMPNMLETQHPTSHPAMQQHHLEKLQQRGEKWFLHRSSAKLSVVETRLDAYLFGGRITGITNQPTFTIPVNFPPAFNMVAAVELQPAAGSGGSAKSSGVESAPLSSTAAAGSESLSAAAQKLQNYQQNQKKMQHHRGRLNRSGEYEAYAIVPLL; encoded by the exons ATGATGCCGAACATGCTAGAAACGCAGCATCCGACGTCACATCCGGCAATGCAGCAGCATCATTTGGAGAAATTGCAGCAGCGGGGAGAAAA GTGGTTTCTTCATCGGTCTTCAGCCAAACTTTCCGTTGTCGAAACCCGCTTAGATGCGTATCTTTTTGGCGGACGAATTACCGGCATAACGAACCAGCCGACGTTTACGATTCCAGTAAACTTTCCTCCGGCGTTTAACATGGTTGCCGCCGTTGAACTTCAACCAGCGGCTGGTTCAGGAGGTTCAGCAAAATCATCCGGTGTTGAATCAGCACCGTTatcatcaacagcagcagcagggtcAGAATCCCTGTCAGCAGCAGcccaaaaactgcaaaattacCAGCAGAACCAGAAAAAGATGCAACACCATCGTGGCAGGCTGAACCGATCGGGGGAGTACGAAGCGTACGCGATTGTCCCATTGTTATAA